A single region of the Cronobacter condimenti 1330 genome encodes:
- the oppB gene encoding oligopeptide ABC transporter permease OppB has protein sequence MLKFILRRCLEAIPTLFILITISFFMMRLAPGSPFTGERNLPPEVMANIEAKYHLNDPIMTQYFNYLKQLAKGDFGPSFKYKDYSVNDLVASSFPVSAKLGAAAFLLAVILGVAAGVMAALKQNTKWDFAVMGVAMTGVVIPSFVVAPLLVMIFAITLHWLPGGGWNGGALKFMILPMVALSLAYIASIARITRGSMIEVLHSNFIRTARAKGLPMRRIILRHALKPALLPVLSYLGPAFVGIITGSMVIETIYGLPGIGQLFVNGALNRDYSLVLSLTILVGALTILFNAIVDVLYAVIDPKIRY, from the coding sequence ATGTTAAAATTTATTTTACGTCGCTGTCTGGAAGCGATTCCGACGCTATTTATCCTTATTACTATCTCCTTCTTTATGATGCGTCTCGCGCCGGGCAGTCCTTTTACCGGCGAACGTAACCTGCCGCCGGAAGTCATGGCGAATATCGAGGCGAAATACCATCTCAACGACCCCATCATGACCCAGTACTTCAACTATCTGAAGCAACTGGCGAAAGGTGATTTCGGTCCGTCCTTTAAATATAAGGACTATTCAGTTAACGATCTTGTCGCGTCCAGCTTCCCGGTTTCCGCGAAATTAGGCGCCGCAGCATTTTTGCTTGCTGTGATTTTGGGCGTCGCAGCGGGTGTCATGGCGGCGCTTAAGCAAAACACGAAATGGGATTTCGCTGTCATGGGGGTGGCAATGACCGGCGTAGTCATACCGAGCTTCGTGGTCGCGCCATTGCTGGTCATGATCTTCGCCATCACTCTGCACTGGCTGCCGGGCGGCGGCTGGAATGGCGGGGCGCTGAAATTCATGATCCTGCCGATGGTCGCACTCTCCCTTGCGTACATTGCAAGCATCGCGCGTATTACCCGTGGCTCGATGATTGAAGTCTTGCACTCCAACTTCATCCGTACTGCCCGTGCGAAAGGTCTGCCGATGCGCCGGATAATTCTCCGCCATGCGCTCAAGCCTGCGCTGCTGCCGGTACTCTCCTATCTGGGACCTGCGTTTGTTGGGATCATTACCGGCTCTATGGTTATCGAAACCATTTACGGTCTGCCAGGTATCGGACAGCTGTTCGTAAACGGTGCGCTCAACCGCGACTACTCACTGGTGCTGAGCCTGACGATTCTGGTCGGTGCGCTGACTATTTTGTTTAACGCGATTGTTGATGTGCTGTATGCCGTTATCGATCCGAAAATTCGCTACTGA
- a CDS encoding HI1450 family dsDNA-mimic protein has translation MEMDLNNRLTEDETLEQAYDIFLELAADNLDPADIILFNLQFEERGGAELFDPSEEWHEHVDYDLNPDFFSEVVIGLAEKEGDEITDVFARVLLCREKDHKLCHILWRE, from the coding sequence ATGGAAATGGATCTGAATAACCGCCTGACGGAAGACGAAACGCTCGAACAGGCTTATGACATTTTTCTGGAGCTGGCGGCAGACAATCTCGATCCGGCAGATATCATTCTGTTTAATTTACAGTTTGAAGAGCGCGGCGGTGCCGAACTTTTCGACCCGTCGGAAGAGTGGCATGAACATGTCGATTACGATCTGAACCCGGATTTCTTCTCTGAAGTTGTCATTGGACTTGCGGAAAAAGAAGGCGACGAAATAACTGATGTCTTCGCCCGTGTGTTGTTGTGCCGCGAAAAAGATCACAAGCTGTGCCACATTCTGTGGCGTGAATAA
- a CDS encoding ion transporter, translating to MSGITEFRQRAYHFLFDQHQHSGRRFEAFCGLFALFSVVVVFIESGIGTQYHLTYDEWHIFVWLEMGITLIFTLEYLLRLAVWPNPARYVLSFWGLIDLATVLPLYVLWLWPELGMNYLFIWRTLRAVRVLRILKLLRMMGSARLLWQTIVNARHQLIVFYAFISIVMVIAGALMYGIEGASSGFNTLGTSVYWAVVTVTTVGYGDITPHTAGGRAVASLLILIGYSVIAIPTGIITAQMTSALTEKKAAQRCPSCGTTCQEQAHYCHACGTRIKEEKQ from the coding sequence GTGTCAGGGATAACAGAGTTTCGTCAACGCGCTTACCACTTCCTCTTCGACCAGCATCAGCACAGCGGCCGACGCTTTGAAGCGTTCTGCGGTCTGTTCGCGCTCTTTAGCGTGGTGGTCGTTTTTATCGAATCCGGCATCGGCACGCAATATCATCTTACCTATGACGAATGGCATATTTTCGTCTGGCTGGAGATGGGCATTACGCTGATTTTCACGCTGGAATATTTGCTTCGTCTCGCCGTCTGGCCCAATCCGGCGCGCTATGTGCTGAGTTTCTGGGGACTTATCGATCTGGCGACGGTGTTGCCGCTCTATGTGCTTTGGCTCTGGCCGGAGCTTGGCATGAATTATTTGTTTATCTGGCGCACATTGCGTGCCGTACGCGTGCTGCGAATCCTTAAACTGCTGCGCATGATGGGGTCTGCCAGGCTGCTCTGGCAGACGATTGTTAACGCGCGACACCAGCTCATCGTCTTTTACGCGTTTATTTCGATCGTAATGGTGATAGCCGGGGCGCTGATGTATGGCATCGAAGGGGCGTCGAGCGGCTTTAACACGCTCGGTACATCGGTCTACTGGGCCGTCGTCACGGTGACAACCGTCGGCTATGGCGATATCACGCCGCATACTGCTGGCGGGCGCGCCGTGGCGTCACTGCTGATTTTGATAGGCTATTCGGTGATCGCTATCCCGACCGGCATTATCACCGCGCAGATGACCAGTGCGCTGACAGAGAAAAAAGCGGCGCAACGCTGCCCATCCTGCGGCACAACGTGTCAGGAGCAGGCGCATTACTGCCACGCATGTGGAACCAGAATCAAAGAAGAGAAGCAGTAG
- the oppF gene encoding murein tripeptide/oligopeptide ABC transporter ATP binding protein OppF, whose protein sequence is MSTLAEDRKVLLEVADLKVHFDIKDGKQWFWQPSKTLKAVDGVTLRLYEGETLGVVGESGCGKSTFARAIIGLVKATSGRVAWLGKDLMGMKPNEWRDVRNDIQMIFQDPLASLNPRMTIGDIIAEPLRTYHPKMPRQEVRDRVKAMMMKVGLLPNLVNRYPHEFSGGQCQRIGIARALILEPKLIICDEPVSALDVSIQAQVVNLLQKLQREMGLSLIFIAHDLAVVKHISDRVLVMYLGHAVELGTYDEVYHHPLHPYTRALMSAVPIPDPDLEKNKTIQLLEGELPSPINPPSGCVFRTRCPMAGPECAKTRPVLEGSFRHAVSCLKVDPL, encoded by the coding sequence ATGAGCACCCTTGCTGAAGACAGAAAAGTGCTGCTCGAAGTGGCCGATCTTAAGGTGCATTTCGATATCAAGGATGGCAAACAGTGGTTCTGGCAGCCGTCCAAAACGTTAAAAGCGGTCGACGGAGTGACGCTGCGCCTGTACGAAGGGGAAACCCTGGGCGTGGTGGGTGAGTCCGGCTGCGGCAAATCGACCTTCGCGCGTGCGATTATTGGCCTGGTGAAAGCCACCAGTGGTCGCGTGGCGTGGCTTGGCAAAGATTTGATGGGCATGAAACCGAATGAATGGCGCGATGTGCGCAATGACATCCAGATGATTTTCCAGGATCCGCTGGCCTCGCTAAACCCGCGTATGACCATTGGCGATATCATCGCCGAACCGCTGCGAACGTATCATCCCAAAATGCCGCGTCAGGAAGTGCGCGATCGCGTGAAAGCGATGATGATGAAAGTGGGCCTGCTGCCAAACCTGGTGAACCGCTATCCGCATGAATTTTCCGGCGGCCAGTGTCAGCGCATCGGCATCGCCCGCGCGCTGATCCTTGAACCGAAGCTGATTATCTGCGATGAGCCGGTCTCGGCGCTCGATGTGTCGATTCAGGCGCAGGTGGTAAACCTGTTACAAAAACTGCAGCGTGAAATGGGGCTGTCGCTCATCTTTATCGCCCACGACCTGGCGGTAGTGAAGCACATTTCCGATCGCGTTCTGGTGATGTATCTGGGGCATGCGGTAGAGCTTGGCACCTATGATGAGGTCTATCATCATCCGCTGCATCCTTACACCCGCGCGCTGATGTCAGCGGTGCCAATCCCGGACCCGGATCTCGAAAAGAACAAAACCATCCAACTGCTGGAAGGCGAACTGCCTTCGCCTATCAACCCACCATCTGGCTGCGTGTTCCGCACCCGCTGCCCGATGGCTGGCCCGGAATGCGCAAAGACGCGTCCGGTGCTGGAAGGGAGTTTCCGACACGCGGTTTCCTGCCTGAAGGTGGACCCGTTATAA
- the oppC gene encoding oligopeptide ABC transporter permease OppC encodes MMLSKKNSEALENFSEKLEVEGRSLWQDARRRFMHNRAAVASLIVLAIIALFVTLAPMLSQFSYFDTDWGMMSAAPDTESGHWFGTDSSGRDLLVRVAIGGRISLMVGVAAALVAVIVGTLYGSLSGYLGGKVDSVMMRLLEILNSFPFMFFVILLVTFFGQNILLIFVAIGMVSWLDMARIVRGQTLSLKRKEFIEAAQVGGVSTANIVVRHIVPNVLGVVVVYASLLVPSMILFESFLSFLGLGTQEPLSSWGALLSDGANSMEVSPWLLLFPAGFLVITLFCFNFIGDGLRDALDPKDR; translated from the coding sequence ATGATGTTGAGTAAGAAAAACAGCGAGGCGCTGGAAAACTTCAGTGAAAAACTGGAAGTAGAAGGGCGTAGCCTGTGGCAGGACGCCCGCCGTCGCTTTATGCATAACCGCGCGGCGGTGGCGAGCCTGATTGTGCTTGCGATTATCGCGCTCTTTGTGACACTTGCACCGATGCTGTCGCAGTTCAGCTATTTTGATACCGACTGGGGCATGATGTCGGCTGCGCCGGATACGGAATCGGGCCACTGGTTCGGCACGGACTCTTCAGGGCGCGATCTGCTGGTGCGTGTGGCTATCGGTGGGCGTATCTCGCTGATGGTCGGCGTCGCCGCGGCGCTCGTCGCGGTGATCGTCGGCACTCTGTACGGTTCGCTGTCAGGGTATCTCGGCGGTAAAGTGGATTCGGTCATGATGCGTCTGCTGGAGATCCTCAACTCCTTCCCGTTCATGTTCTTCGTTATCCTGCTGGTAACCTTTTTTGGTCAAAACATCCTGCTTATCTTCGTGGCTATCGGGATGGTGTCCTGGCTTGATATGGCACGTATTGTCCGCGGGCAGACGCTGAGCCTGAAACGCAAAGAGTTCATCGAAGCCGCTCAGGTGGGCGGGGTATCGACCGCCAATATTGTGGTGCGTCATATTGTGCCGAACGTGCTGGGCGTGGTCGTCGTCTATGCGTCCCTGCTCGTGCCGAGCATGATCCTGTTCGAATCATTCTTAAGCTTCCTCGGTCTCGGTACGCAGGAGCCGCTTAGCTCCTGGGGCGCGCTGCTGAGCGATGGCGCCAACTCGATGGAAGTATCGCCCTGGCTGCTGCTCTTCCCGGCGGGTTTCCTGGTGATCACCCTGTTTTGTTTTAACTTTATCGGCGATGGCCTGCGTGATGCCCTCGACCCGAAAGATCGTTAA
- the oppA gene encoding oligopeptide ABC transporter substrate-binding protein OppA, which yields MSIITKKSLVAAGILSALIAGNAMAANVPAGVQLAEKQTLVRNNGSEVQSLDPHKIEGVPESNINRDLFEGLLVTDVEGHPSAGVAEKWENKDFKVWTFHLRKDAKWSNGEPVTAQDFVYSWQRLADPKTASPYESYLQYGHITNIDDIIAGKKPATDLGVKAIDDHTLEVTLSEPVPYFYKLLVHSSMSPVPKATVEKFGDKWTQPANIVSNGAYKLKSWVVNERIVLERNTNYWDNAKTVINEVTYLPISSEVTDVNRYRSGEIDMTYNNMPIELFQKLKKEIPKEVHVDPYLCTYYYEINNQKPPFNDPRVRTALKLGLDRDIIVHKVKNQGDLPAYGYTPPYTDGAKFTEPAWFKMTQEQRNAEAKKLLAEAGYTADKPLTFDLLYNTSDLHKKLAIAAASIWKKNLGVNVKLENQEWKTFLDTRHQGNFDVARAGWCADYNEPTSFLNTMLSDSSNNTAHYKSEAFDKLMEDTLKVSDEGQRSELYNKAEQQLDKDSAIVPVYYYVNARLVKPWVGGYTGKDPLDNVYVKNLYIIKH from the coding sequence ATGTCCATCATCACAAAAAAAAGTCTGGTAGCGGCGGGGATCCTTTCTGCGCTAATCGCGGGTAACGCAATGGCTGCGAATGTACCTGCGGGTGTGCAACTGGCGGAGAAGCAAACGCTGGTGCGCAATAATGGTTCGGAAGTTCAGTCTCTCGACCCGCATAAAATTGAAGGCGTGCCTGAGTCGAACATTAACCGCGATCTGTTTGAAGGTCTGCTGGTGACTGACGTAGAAGGCCACCCGAGCGCGGGTGTTGCTGAAAAGTGGGAAAACAAAGATTTTAAAGTCTGGACCTTCCATTTGCGTAAAGACGCGAAGTGGTCCAACGGCGAGCCGGTCACAGCGCAGGATTTTGTCTACAGCTGGCAGCGTCTGGCCGATCCGAAAACTGCCTCCCCGTATGAAAGCTATTTGCAGTACGGCCACATCACCAATATCGACGACATTATCGCGGGTAAAAAACCGGCCACCGATCTCGGTGTTAAAGCCATTGATGACCATACGCTTGAAGTAACCCTTAGCGAGCCGGTCCCGTATTTCTATAAACTGCTGGTGCACTCCTCCATGTCTCCGGTGCCTAAAGCGACCGTTGAGAAATTTGGCGATAAATGGACCCAGCCTGCGAACATCGTATCGAATGGCGCGTATAAGCTGAAATCCTGGGTAGTGAACGAGCGCATCGTGCTTGAGCGCAATACCAACTACTGGGATAACGCGAAAACCGTTATCAACGAAGTTACTTATCTGCCTATCTCTTCAGAAGTCACTGACGTAAACCGCTACCGCAGCGGTGAAATCGACATGACCTATAACAACATGCCGATTGAACTCTTCCAGAAACTGAAAAAAGAGATCCCTAAAGAAGTCCACGTTGACCCGTATCTGTGTACCTACTACTACGAAATCAACAACCAGAAACCGCCATTTAATGATCCGCGCGTTCGTACCGCGCTGAAGCTGGGTCTGGATCGTGACATCATCGTGCATAAAGTGAAAAACCAGGGCGACCTGCCGGCTTACGGCTATACCCCGCCTTACACTGACGGCGCGAAATTCACCGAACCGGCCTGGTTCAAAATGACCCAGGAACAGCGTAACGCAGAAGCCAAGAAACTGCTGGCTGAAGCAGGTTATACCGCGGACAAACCGCTGACGTTTGATCTGCTCTACAACACCTCTGATCTGCACAAGAAACTGGCGATTGCTGCCGCGTCCATCTGGAAGAAAAACCTGGGCGTGAACGTGAAGCTGGAAAACCAGGAGTGGAAAACGTTCCTGGATACCCGTCATCAGGGCAACTTCGACGTGGCGCGTGCGGGCTGGTGTGCGGATTACAACGAGCCGACCTCTTTCCTGAACACCATGCTGTCTGACAGCTCCAACAACACCGCGCATTATAAGAGCGAGGCGTTTGATAAGCTGATGGAAGATACGCTGAAGGTGAGCGATGAAGGCCAGCGTAGCGAGCTTTACAATAAAGCGGAGCAGCAACTGGATAAAGATTCCGCCATCGTGCCGGTTTACTACTACGTGAACGCCCGTCTGGTGAAACCGTGGGTCGGTGGTTACACCGGTAAAGACCCGCTGGATAATGTCTACGTTAAAAACCTGTATATTATCAAACATTAA
- the oppD gene encoding ABC transporter ATP-binding protein, whose protein sequence is MSTIELSAQQASATSSATLLDVKDLRVTFGTPDGDVTAVNDLNFSLRAGETLGIVGESGSGKSQTAFALMGLLATNGRIGGSATFNGREILNLPERELNRLRAEQISMIFQDPMTSLNPYMRVGEQLMEVLMLHKSMSKAEAFEESVRMLDAVKMPEARKRMRMYPHEFSGGMRQRVMIAMALLCRPKLLIADEPTTALDVTVQAQIMTLLNELKREFNTAIIMITHDLGVVAGICDKVLVMYAGRTMEYGKARDVFYDPAHPYSIGLLNAVPRLDAEGESLLTIPGNPPNLLRLPKGCPFQPRCPHAMDICSTMPPLEEFAPGRLRACFKPVEELK, encoded by the coding sequence ATGAGCACCATTGAACTCTCTGCGCAGCAAGCTTCTGCAACGTCATCAGCGACGCTGCTGGATGTGAAAGATCTGCGTGTCACGTTCGGGACCCCTGACGGCGACGTCACGGCGGTCAACGACCTGAACTTCAGCCTGCGCGCCGGTGAAACGCTCGGTATCGTGGGCGAATCCGGCTCCGGCAAATCTCAGACTGCATTTGCGCTGATGGGCCTGCTGGCCACCAACGGCCGCATCGGGGGTTCGGCAACCTTTAACGGTCGTGAAATCCTCAACCTGCCGGAACGCGAGCTCAACCGCCTGCGCGCCGAACAGATCTCGATGATTTTCCAGGATCCGATGACGTCGCTGAACCCGTATATGCGCGTCGGCGAACAGCTAATGGAAGTGCTGATGCTGCACAAAAGCATGAGCAAAGCCGAAGCGTTTGAAGAGTCAGTTCGTATGCTGGACGCGGTTAAAATGCCGGAAGCGCGCAAGCGCATGCGCATGTATCCGCATGAGTTTTCCGGCGGGATGCGCCAGCGTGTGATGATCGCGATGGCGCTGTTATGCCGTCCTAAGCTTTTGATCGCTGATGAACCGACCACCGCGCTCGACGTGACCGTCCAGGCGCAGATCATGACGCTTCTGAATGAGCTTAAGCGCGAATTCAACACCGCTATCATCATGATCACTCACGACCTCGGCGTGGTTGCAGGTATCTGCGATAAAGTACTGGTGATGTATGCAGGTCGTACCATGGAATATGGCAAAGCGCGCGACGTGTTTTACGATCCGGCGCACCCGTACTCTATCGGTCTGCTCAACGCCGTGCCGCGTCTTGACGCCGAAGGGGAATCCCTGCTGACCATTCCTGGCAATCCGCCGAACCTGTTGCGTCTGCCGAAAGGCTGTCCGTTCCAGCCGCGCTGTCCGCACGCGATGGACATTTGCAGCACGATGCCTCCGCTGGAGGAGTTCGCTCCAGGCCGCCTGCGCGCCTGCTTTAAACCGGTGGAGGAACTGAAATGA
- a CDS encoding YchE family NAAT transporter codes for MLFDLPTFFKFFIGLFALVNPVGIIPVFISMTSYQTAVARNKTNLTANLSVAIILWTSLFLGDAILQVFGISIDSFRIAGGILVVTIAMSMISGKLGEDKQNKQEKSETAIRESIGVVPLALPLMAGPGAISSTIVWGTRYHSWQYLIGFTLAIALFAACCWGVFRLAPWLVRLLGQTGINVITRIMGLLLMALGIEFIVTGIKALFPGLVS; via the coding sequence ATGCTGTTTGATTTACCCACGTTTTTTAAATTCTTTATTGGCCTGTTCGCGCTGGTAAACCCCGTGGGCATCATTCCTGTTTTTATTAGTATGACGAGCTACCAGACGGCGGTAGCCCGCAATAAAACGAACCTCACCGCCAATCTCTCGGTTGCCATTATTCTCTGGACATCACTTTTCCTGGGCGACGCGATTCTTCAGGTTTTTGGTATTTCGATTGACTCGTTTCGCATTGCGGGCGGCATTCTGGTCGTCACTATTGCGATGTCGATGATTAGCGGCAAGCTTGGCGAAGATAAACAAAACAAGCAGGAAAAATCGGAGACAGCTATCCGCGAAAGTATTGGTGTTGTACCGCTGGCGCTGCCACTGATGGCCGGGCCGGGTGCCATCAGTTCGACTATCGTCTGGGGGACGCGCTACCACAGCTGGCAGTATTTGATTGGCTTTACCCTTGCCATTGCGCTATTCGCCGCCTGCTGTTGGGGAGTGTTTCGTCTGGCACCCTGGCTGGTTCGGCTGCTCGGGCAGACCGGCATTAATGTTATTACGCGTATCATGGGTTTACTGCTAATGGCGCTTGGTATTGAATTTATTGTGACAGGCATTAAAGCGTTGTTTCCAGGCCTTGTAAGTTAG
- the cls gene encoding cardiolipin synthase, whose protein sequence is MTTFYTVVSWLLILGYWLLIAGITLRILMKRRAVPSAMAWLLVIYILPLVGIVAYLSVGELHLGKRRAERARAMWPSTAKWLNDLKACKHIFAEENSAVASALFQLCERRQGIAGVKGNQLQLLTSSDDVMQALIRDIQLARHNIEMVFYIWQPGGMADQVAESLMAAARRGVHCRLMLDSAGSVAFFRSPWVGMMRNAGIEVVEALKVNLLRVFLRRMDLRQHRKMIMIDNYIAYTGSMNMVDPRYFKQDAGVGQWVDLMARMEGPVATAMGIVYSCDWEIETGKRLLPPAPDGNIMPFEQASGHTIHTIASGPGFPEDLIHQALLTSVYAAREYLIMTTPYFVPSDDLLHAICTAAQRGVDVSIILPRKNDSLLVGWASRAFFSELLAAGVKIYQFEGGLLHTKSVLVDGELSLVGTVNLDMRSLWLNFEITLVIDDTGFGSDLAEVQDDYISRSRLLDARLWVKRPFWQRVVERLFYFFSPLL, encoded by the coding sequence ATGACAACCTTCTACACGGTAGTGAGTTGGCTGCTCATTCTGGGATACTGGCTGCTTATCGCGGGCATAACGTTACGCATCCTGATGAAACGTCGCGCAGTGCCCTCCGCCATGGCCTGGCTGCTTGTCATTTATATTCTGCCGCTGGTAGGGATTGTCGCGTATCTGTCTGTGGGAGAACTGCATCTGGGCAAGCGTCGCGCCGAACGCGCCCGCGCAATGTGGCCTTCCACGGCGAAATGGCTTAACGATCTGAAAGCCTGCAAACATATCTTCGCCGAAGAAAACAGCGCGGTGGCAAGCGCCCTCTTCCAGCTGTGTGAACGCCGTCAGGGCATCGCCGGGGTAAAAGGCAACCAGTTGCAATTGCTGACGTCTTCCGATGACGTGATGCAGGCGCTTATTCGCGATATCCAGCTCGCGCGACACAATATTGAGATGGTTTTTTATATCTGGCAGCCCGGCGGCATGGCGGATCAGGTGGCGGAATCACTGATGGCGGCGGCGCGGCGCGGCGTACATTGCCGGCTGATGCTTGATTCCGCAGGCAGCGTCGCGTTCTTCAGAAGCCCCTGGGTGGGCATGATGCGCAATGCGGGCATCGAAGTGGTGGAGGCGTTGAAAGTTAATCTGTTGCGTGTTTTCCTGCGTCGTATGGACCTGCGCCAGCACCGCAAGATGATCATGATAGATAACTACATCGCTTACACCGGCAGCATGAACATGGTTGACCCGCGCTATTTTAAACAGGACGCGGGCGTCGGTCAGTGGGTCGATTTGATGGCGCGAATGGAAGGCCCGGTCGCTACCGCAATGGGGATCGTCTACTCCTGCGACTGGGAGATTGAAACAGGTAAACGTCTGCTGCCGCCTGCGCCAGATGGCAATATCATGCCGTTTGAACAGGCCAGCGGGCATACTATCCACACCATCGCCTCCGGCCCAGGTTTCCCGGAAGATCTTATTCATCAGGCGCTGCTGACCTCCGTGTACGCGGCGCGTGAATACCTCATCATGACCACACCCTACTTTGTGCCAAGCGACGATCTGTTGCACGCCATCTGTACCGCGGCGCAACGCGGTGTTGATGTCAGCATTATTTTGCCGCGCAAAAACGACTCTCTGCTGGTCGGCTGGGCCAGCCGCGCGTTTTTTAGCGAACTGCTGGCGGCGGGCGTAAAAATTTATCAGTTCGAAGGCGGCCTGCTGCATACGAAAAGCGTTCTGGTGGACGGCGAGCTTAGCCTTGTGGGCACCGTCAATCTGGATATGCGTAGCCTGTGGCTCAATTTTGAAATCACACTGGTGATCGACGATACCGGTTTCGGGTCGGATCTGGCGGAGGTGCAGGATGATTACATCTCTCGCTCCCGCCTGCTGGATGCGCGCCTGTGGGTAAAGCGGCCGTTCTGGCAGCGCGTCGTGGAGCGACTGTTTTACTTCTTCAGCCCGTTGCTGTAA